In one Procambarus clarkii isolate CNS0578487 chromosome 29, FALCON_Pclarkii_2.0, whole genome shotgun sequence genomic region, the following are encoded:
- the LOC138369600 gene encoding uncharacterized protein: MSIEAGGALNGVASGALNGVASGALNGVASGALNGVASGALNGVASGALNGVASGALNAAVASGALNAAVASGALNAAVASGALNAAVASGALNAAVASGALNAAVASGALNGVASGALNATVGSGALNSVNSGALNATVGSGALNATVGSGALSTVLTVGLSTVLLTVGKKEEEEEEEKEKGEEKEAEKETEEKKEKNNSEYEAIMRKTNVKKTN, from the exons ATGTCAATTGAAGCAGG TGGGGCTCTCAACGGTGTTGCCAGTGGGGCTCTCAACGGTGTTGCCAGTGGGGCTCTCAACGGTGTTGCCAGTGGGGCTCTCAACGGTGTTGCCAGTGGGGCTCTCAACGGTGTTGCCAGTGGGGCTCTCAACGGTGTTGCCAGTGGGGCTCTCAACGCTGCTGTTGCCAGTGGGGCTCTCAACGCTGCTGTTGCCAGTGGGGCTCTCAACGCTGCTGTTGCCAGTGGGGCTCTCAACGCTGCTGTTGCCAGTGGGGCTCTCAACGCTGCTGTTGCCAGTGGGGCTCTCAACGCTGCTGTTGCCAGTGGGGCTCTCAACGGTGTTGCCAGTGGGGCTCTCAACGCTACTGTTGGCAGTGGGGCTCTCAACAGTGTTAACAGTGGGGCTCTCAACGCTACTGTTGGCAGTGGGGCTCTCAACGCTACTGTTGGCAGTGGGGCTCTCTCAACAGTGTTAACAGTGGGGCTCTCAACGGTGCTGTTAACAGTGGGGAAAAAG gaggaggaggaggaagaggaaaaggagaagggggaagagaaggaggcgGAGAAGGAGAcggaggagaagaaggagaagaATAATTCAGAGTACGAAGCAATCATGCGCAAAACCAATGTCAAGAAaactaattaa